Proteins co-encoded in one Mycobacteriales bacterium genomic window:
- a CDS encoding phospholipid carrier-dependent glycosyltransferase — MTATLETAPVVVPPADARPTWRERLQPLTSSRGGWLATLLVALIGGLLRFVRLDIPGTGVEAKNGGTFGAGKIFDEIYYACDAKNLLRYGVERNAADGNSDCLVTDGGSFIVHPPLGKWAIAMGQWAFGETSTFGWRFSAALFGTLTIVVLVRAARRMTGSTLLGCLAGLLLALDGLHFVQSRVAMLDIFLCFWVTATFACLVVDRDTVRQRLADADDDDLDGWGPRVGRRPWRLAAGICIGAAVATKWSALFYVVVLVLMAFAWEVGARRTAGVVAPVRATVVRSVAPLLLTLLVLPAALYVLSWAGWFLTDEGYDRNWAASNPASGLATLLPDDLRSWWQYHREIFGFHDNLSSPHPYQSHPIGWLLLARPVSYYYPQGVGAGEYGCTAASCAREVLAIGTPAIWWATIPMLVVCLWLWVSRRDWRAAAVLVMVLTAIVPWVRDDLDGRTMFLFYALPAVPFMCLGLALVAGWALGGRDATPRRRAAASAGIGVYVAAVLLNFVLLYPVLAAQTLAYDDWRLRMWFSTWI; from the coding sequence ATGACGGCCACGCTCGAGACCGCCCCCGTCGTCGTGCCGCCGGCCGACGCGCGTCCCACCTGGCGCGAGCGACTTCAGCCGCTGACGAGCAGTCGGGGCGGCTGGCTCGCCACGCTGCTGGTCGCGCTCATCGGCGGGCTGCTGCGCTTCGTCCGCCTCGACATCCCGGGCACCGGCGTCGAGGCCAAGAACGGCGGGACCTTCGGCGCGGGCAAGATCTTCGACGAGATCTACTACGCCTGCGACGCGAAGAACCTGCTCCGCTACGGCGTCGAGCGCAACGCCGCCGACGGCAACTCCGACTGCCTGGTCACCGACGGCGGCAGCTTCATCGTCCACCCGCCGCTCGGCAAGTGGGCGATCGCGATGGGCCAGTGGGCCTTCGGCGAGACCAGCACCTTCGGGTGGCGCTTCTCGGCGGCGTTGTTCGGCACCCTGACGATCGTGGTGCTGGTGCGCGCGGCGCGCCGGATGACCGGGAGCACCCTGCTCGGCTGCCTCGCCGGCCTGCTGCTGGCGCTCGACGGACTGCACTTCGTGCAGAGCCGGGTCGCGATGCTCGACATCTTCCTGTGCTTCTGGGTCACCGCTACTTTCGCCTGCCTCGTCGTCGACCGCGACACGGTCAGGCAGCGGCTCGCCGATGCCGACGACGACGACCTCGACGGGTGGGGGCCACGGGTCGGGCGCCGTCCGTGGCGGCTCGCCGCCGGCATCTGCATCGGTGCGGCCGTCGCGACGAAGTGGAGCGCGCTGTTCTACGTGGTCGTCCTCGTGCTCATGGCCTTCGCGTGGGAGGTCGGCGCCCGGCGTACGGCCGGGGTCGTCGCCCCCGTGCGCGCCACCGTCGTCCGCTCCGTCGCGCCGCTGCTCCTCACCCTGCTCGTCCTGCCCGCCGCGCTCTACGTCCTGTCGTGGGCGGGGTGGTTCCTCACCGACGAGGGCTACGACCGCAACTGGGCGGCCAGCAACCCGGCCAGCGGGCTCGCGACCCTGCTGCCCGACGACCTGCGGTCCTGGTGGCAGTACCACCGCGAGATCTTCGGCTTCCACGACAACCTGTCGTCGCCGCACCCCTACCAGTCGCACCCGATCGGCTGGCTGCTGCTCGCCCGGCCGGTGTCCTACTACTACCCGCAGGGCGTCGGCGCCGGGGAGTACGGCTGCACCGCCGCCTCCTGCGCCCGGGAGGTCCTCGCGATCGGCACGCCGGCGATCTGGTGGGCGACCATCCCGATGCTGGTCGTGTGCCTGTGGCTCTGGGTCTCGCGCCGCGACTGGCGGGCCGCCGCGGTGCTCGTCATGGTCCTCACCGCGATCGTGCCGTGGGTCCGCGACGACCTCGACGGCCGCACGATGTTCCTGTTCTACGCCCTGCCGGCGGTGCCCTTCATGTGCCTCGGCCTGGCGCTGGTCGCCGGCTGGGCGCTCGGCGGTCGCGACGCCACACCACGACGCCGGGCAGCCGCGTCCGCAGGGATCGGGGTCTACGTCGCCGCGGTGCTGCTCAACTTCGTCTTGCTCTACCCGGTCCTCGCCGCGCAGACCCTGGCCTACGACGACTGGCGGCTGCGGATGTGGTTTTCCACCTGGATCTGA